The window GGCAGGTGTTCTTCACAAGCGGCCAAGTCTGGGCGATGCCGCCGTTCTATGCTCAGCAGATGGCCACCGCCAATCACTTGCCCTGCCGCGTGGCCAGCGAAGTGAAATGCCCAAACGATGAACTCGACGTGACCGCCACGCGGGGCGAAGACGGCTCAACGCTGGTGATGAAGATCGTCAACATCGGCGATCATCCGCATCGAGCGAGCATCGAGATCGCTGGGCTCGGCCCCGTCGATCCGCACGGCGAAATGACTTCGCTTAGCGGCAAGCTGAAAGACGTCAACCTGCCGGACTCGCCAGATCGAATTCGGTCGATCCGATCGTCGTTCGAGCACGCCGGCGAGCGGTTCGACTACGAATTCCCCGAATACTCGTACACGGTCCTCAAGCTAAAGCGAAAGCCGTGAATCGGAAGAATAGGGCGCCGATCGTGCAGCCTGAACCTGCCTATTTCGACTTGCAGCTTAACGGCTATAAAGGGATCGACTTCAACGGCGACGATCTCTCGGCCGCCGCCTTGCATGAGGCTTGCGAGCTGCTGCGGGCCGACGGCGTCGGCGGTGTGTTGATCACAATCATCACCGATGCGCTCGATCGGATGGCGGCTCGGCTGACCCGAATCGCGGCGATCCGAGTTCAGGACGAGGTCGTGCGCGAAGTCGTCTGCGGCGTCCACATCGAAGGGCCGTTTCTTAACGAGGCGCCTGGCTATGTCGGCGCCCATCCGCCGGAGCACGTTCAGCCGGCCGATCTCGAGCCGATGAAACGGCTCCTCGACGCGGCGGGCGGGCTGACTCGGCTCGTCACTTTGGCGCCCGAATGCGATCCGGGAATGAGGGTCACGCGGTTTCTTTCTTCGCAAGGCGTGATCGTTTCCGCGGGCCACAGCGATGCGAGGCTCGATCAACTCCGCGCGGCGATCGACGCCGGCCTGTCGATGTTCACGCATCTGGGAAACGGCTGCCCGCTGCTCCTGCACCGCCACGACAACATCATCCAGCGCGTGCTGAACCTAAGCGATCGGCTGTGGGTCTGCTTCATTGCCGACGGCGTTCACGTAGCCTATCCCGCGCTCGGGAACTATCTGCGTTGCGTGGGCCCGGATCGAGCGATCGTCGTCACGGATGGGACCGCGGCCGCCGGGCTGGGTCCGGGGCGCTACACGATCGGCTCGCAAGCGATTCTCGTCGGCGAAGAGCTGGCTGCCTGGGCGCCCGATCGTTCGCACTTGATCGGCGCCACCGCTACAATGCCGCAGGTCGCCGCCAAGCTCGAACGCGATTTGAGACTGTCGCGCGAAGCCATTCTGCAATTGACTTCAGTCAACCCGCGACGAGCGTTAAAAAAGCCGATTGGCCAGGGGACTTGAAGCCGGAAATGGACGGAAATGAACGGAAATGAATGTCGTCGTCTGTGAAAGCGTGAAGGAGCTGGGTCGTCGAGCGGCTGTCGATGCCGCGGCCCGGCTGAGCGCGGCGATCGCCGAGCGCGGCGCCGCGAATATGATCGCCGCCACGGGCGCTTCGCAATTCGAAGTGCTCGCCGCGCTCGTCACTGCTGAAAGACTCGATTGGCCGAAAGTCACCGGTTTTCATCTCGACGAGTATTTGGGCCTCCCGGCATCGCACGCCGCGTCGTTCCGCCGCTATTTGAAGGAGCGATTGGTCGATCGAGCGCCGTTTCGTGCGTTTCATTACATCGACGGCGAGGCTGACGCCGTGGAAGAATGCCGGCGCGTGGGAGAATTGATCGGGCGGAATCCCATCGACGTCGCGCTGGTGGGGATCGGCGAGAACGGCCATCTGGCGTTCAACGATCCGCCGGCGGATTTCGATACGGAAGAGCCGTATCTCGTCGTCAATTTGGACGACGCCTGCCGCCGGCAGCAATTCGGCGAGGGCTGGTTCCCCACTTTCGATGCCGTCCCGTCGCGGGCGATTAGCATGTCGATCCGGCAGATCATGAAGTCGCAGGCGATCGTTTGCAGCGTTCCCGACCGGCGCAAGGCCGAGGCAGTGTGCGCGGCGCTCGAAGGCCCCGTCACGCCGCTGGTGCCGGCCTCGATTCTGCAGCGGCACCCATGCGCGAAAATATATCTT of the Pirellulales bacterium genome contains:
- a CDS encoding N-acetylglucosamine-6-phosphate deacetylase yields the protein MQPEPAYFDLQLNGYKGIDFNGDDLSAAALHEACELLRADGVGGVLITIITDALDRMAARLTRIAAIRVQDEVVREVVCGVHIEGPFLNEAPGYVGAHPPEHVQPADLEPMKRLLDAAGGLTRLVTLAPECDPGMRVTRFLSSQGVIVSAGHSDARLDQLRAAIDAGLSMFTHLGNGCPLLLHRHDNIIQRVLNLSDRLWVCFIADGVHVAYPALGNYLRCVGPDRAIVVTDGTAAAGLGPGRYTIGSQAILVGEELAAWAPDRSHLIGATATMPQVAAKLERDLRLSREAILQLTSVNPRRALKKPIGQGT
- a CDS encoding glucosamine-6-phosphate deaminase, whose translation is MNVVVCESVKELGRRAAVDAAARLSAAIAERGAANMIAATGASQFEVLAALVTAERLDWPKVTGFHLDEYLGLPASHAASFRRYLKERLVDRAPFRAFHYIDGEADAVEECRRVGELIGRNPIDVALVGIGENGHLAFNDPPADFDTEEPYLVVNLDDACRRQQFGEGWFPTFDAVPSRAISMSIRQIMKSQAIVCSVPDRRKAEAVCAALEGPVTPLVPASILQRHPCAKIYLDPPAAELLRGK